From a single Lewinella sp. LCG006 genomic region:
- a CDS encoding helix-turn-helix domain-containing protein, which translates to MAEKKKEPTYEDLSKIYTDEEIAESFVLRSTLSEDEKEEAHKEFLKFRMDRLKNMSESDIILSNLMRMKIQIQNYIEQNEYNPRFDFSNQLKEYLSITKRTQKDFSEEIDIHPAQLNRIIRGKENPNVDLLYRLEKHSEGLLKAKNLYRLHTMKLESEMVNDEESRLAQYDRVKQTLSLAKAS; encoded by the coding sequence ATGGCAGAAAAAAAGAAAGAACCCACTTATGAAGATTTATCAAAAATCTATACAGACGAAGAAATTGCAGAGAGTTTCGTATTAAGAAGCACTTTGTCTGAAGACGAAAAGGAAGAAGCTCATAAAGAATTTCTGAAATTCAGAATGGATAGATTGAAGAACATGTCGGAATCTGATATTATTCTGAGTAATTTGATGAGGATGAAAATTCAAATTCAAAATTACATCGAGCAGAATGAGTACAATCCAAGGTTCGATTTCTCGAATCAGCTCAAAGAATACTTATCAATCACTAAAAGGACTCAAAAAGATTTCTCGGAAGAGATTGATATTCACCCAGCACAATTGAATAGAATTATCAGAGGTAAAGAAAATCCTAATGTGGATTTACTCTATCGACTCGAAAAGCACAGTGAAGGTTTGTTAAAGGCTAAAAATTTATACCGACTTCACACCATGAAATTAGAATCAGAGATGGTAAATGACGAAGAAAGTAGATTAGCTCAATATGATAGAGTCAAGCAAACGCTATCATTAGCAAAAGCAAGTTGA
- a CDS encoding glycoside hydrolase family 97 protein — translation MLRFSFYSLLLILLATACTPAEENTSSVSITSPDGQLALSFQVNEEGVAAYELKRGETFVIPASGLGFSFQDAPALKKGWKINNAATSSKKESWEQPWGEQRMVENNYQEARIDIEETSPPMRKFVLVFRLYDDGLGFRYEFPEQENMGEVVITDEHTEFSLTGDPTCWWIPGDWDIYEHLYNQTKFSEIDALSKRDHPNLAQTYIPENAVNTPVTLKTEAGLYLSFHEANLTDYAGMTLRVNKKDNRFESALVAWADGAKVKQQTPFNTPWRTIQVAEKAGDLIESNIILNLNEPNVLKGDLSWIKPMKYAGIWWEMHLDKSSWDKASGKHGATTENAKRYIDFCAENNISGLLVEGWNTGWERWIGFPDREGVFDFVTPYDDYDLEEVVRYGKEKGVSIIMHHETSAAPRTYDQQLDTAYTLMENLGIHAVKTGYVGPIIPEGERHHGQWMVQHYRRVVEMGAKHQVAIDAHEPIKDTGIRRTYPNMMSREGLRGQEFNAWSSEGGNPTDHLTMVAFTRMLAGPIDYTPGIFNLMMEPYKPDNRVKHTLAHELALYVVIYSPLQMMADLPEHATGQPGMQWVRDVAVDWEQTKVLNGDPGDYVTIARQERGGNRWFIGAITDENPRALSIELDFLDKNKTYRLVVYQDGQDAHWETNPTAMEIEEREVRGGDILDLHLVAGGGAALMLVPM, via the coding sequence ATGCTACGTTTCTCATTTTATAGCCTTCTGTTGATATTATTAGCTACGGCCTGTACGCCTGCCGAAGAGAATACCTCCTCGGTAAGCATTACGTCTCCAGACGGTCAGTTGGCATTAAGTTTTCAGGTCAATGAGGAAGGCGTAGCCGCTTATGAGTTGAAGCGAGGGGAGACTTTCGTAATTCCGGCTTCGGGCTTAGGCTTTTCTTTTCAGGATGCACCAGCCTTGAAAAAGGGTTGGAAAATTAACAATGCTGCCACGAGCTCGAAAAAAGAATCTTGGGAGCAACCTTGGGGCGAGCAAAGAATGGTAGAAAACAACTACCAGGAAGCCCGGATCGACATCGAAGAGACCAGCCCGCCGATGCGGAAGTTTGTCCTCGTTTTTCGTTTGTATGATGATGGACTGGGCTTTCGCTACGAATTCCCTGAACAGGAAAATATGGGTGAAGTAGTGATCACCGATGAGCATACCGAGTTTTCGCTCACGGGTGACCCTACCTGCTGGTGGATACCTGGCGATTGGGACATTTACGAGCACCTCTACAATCAGACCAAGTTTAGCGAAATTGATGCCCTGAGCAAGCGTGATCATCCCAATCTGGCGCAGACGTACATTCCTGAGAATGCAGTAAATACACCCGTTACGCTAAAAACCGAAGCGGGCCTTTACCTGAGTTTTCACGAAGCCAATCTGACTGATTACGCAGGGATGACCTTGCGGGTGAACAAGAAAGATAACCGTTTTGAAAGTGCCCTGGTCGCTTGGGCCGATGGTGCGAAAGTAAAACAGCAAACTCCTTTTAATACCCCATGGCGTACCATCCAGGTGGCGGAGAAGGCAGGTGATCTAATCGAAAGTAATATCATCCTCAACCTCAATGAGCCCAATGTACTGAAAGGTGATCTCAGCTGGATCAAACCCATGAAGTACGCGGGTATTTGGTGGGAAATGCACCTGGATAAATCAAGCTGGGACAAAGCCAGCGGCAAGCACGGAGCTACGACTGAAAATGCTAAGCGTTACATTGATTTCTGTGCCGAAAATAATATCAGTGGATTGTTGGTAGAAGGTTGGAATACCGGTTGGGAACGCTGGATTGGCTTCCCCGACCGCGAAGGCGTTTTTGATTTTGTGACGCCCTACGATGATTATGACTTGGAAGAAGTAGTTCGTTACGGCAAGGAAAAAGGGGTGAGTATCATTATGCACCACGAAACCTCAGCCGCGCCGAGAACATACGATCAGCAACTGGATACGGCTTACACCCTGATGGAAAATCTGGGTATTCATGCTGTGAAAACCGGCTACGTAGGTCCTATCATCCCGGAAGGAGAGCGCCACCACGGGCAGTGGATGGTACAGCATTACCGCCGAGTAGTAGAAATGGGCGCGAAGCACCAAGTCGCCATCGACGCACACGAACCCATCAAAGACACAGGCATACGTCGTACTTATCCCAACATGATGAGCCGGGAAGGGCTACGCGGGCAGGAATTCAACGCCTGGTCTTCCGAAGGAGGTAACCCTACTGATCACCTGACGATGGTTGCCTTTACGCGCATGTTGGCTGGGCCGATTGATTATACCCCCGGCATCTTCAACCTGATGATGGAGCCTTACAAGCCCGACAATCGGGTGAAGCATACCTTGGCGCACGAGCTGGCACTCTACGTCGTTATCTACAGCCCCTTGCAAATGATGGCCGACTTGCCTGAGCACGCTACCGGACAGCCCGGAATGCAGTGGGTACGCGACGTAGCCGTTGACTGGGAGCAGACCAAAGTCCTCAACGGGGACCCCGGCGATTACGTGACCATCGCTCGCCAGGAGCGGGGCGGCAATCGCTGGTTTATCGGCGCCATCACCGACGAAAACCCACGTGCCCTTAGTATTGAACTCGACTTTTTGGATAAAAACAAGACCTATCGCTTGGTCGTTTACCAAGATGGCCAAGATGCTCACTGGGAGACCAACCCTACCGCCATGGAGATCGAAGAGCGCGAAGTGCGCGGCGGAGATATTCTCGATTTGCACTTGGTAGCTGGGGGAGGAGCGGCTTTGATGTTGGTGCCGATGTAG